The following proteins are encoded in a genomic region of Synechococcus sp. CBW1002:
- a CDS encoding TldD/PmbA family protein, translated as MEPLLSAGRGAGADLVEVFLERTDHLGVLAEQDTITNVSPALGMGAGIRVFLGERDGFVSTNDLSAAGLMAALDQALGMLALVRSVPDRSPFEGLPGLRDFGAAKLDWLDRCPDLREATHRLLEGTDRLQRHGSHLQARRGSYARDWQEVLVAASDGTFARDIRLHQSVGLNVLAADGDHRAGVGRRYGTSGRPDDLRQWNAETSAQEVCASASTMLYADYVEAGQCPVVLANRFGGVIFHEACGHLLETTQVERGTTPFADRVGSAIAHEAVTAIDEGLSDGAFGSLSMDDEGMEPQRTVLIENGVLQRFLSDRAGERRTGHARTGSGRRQSHSFAAASRMRNTYIAAGPHTPAELIASVDRGLYCKAMGGGSVGPTGQFNFAVEEGYLIENGELTKPVKGATLIGEAKEVMPRISMCADDLELAAGFCGSVSGSIFVTVGQPHIKVDSITVGGR; from the coding sequence CTGGAGCCTCTGCTCAGCGCCGGCCGCGGTGCTGGTGCCGATCTGGTGGAGGTGTTTCTCGAGCGCACCGACCACCTTGGCGTGCTCGCCGAACAGGACACGATCACCAACGTGAGCCCGGCCTTAGGCATGGGTGCCGGCATCCGCGTCTTCCTCGGGGAACGGGATGGCTTTGTCTCCACCAATGATCTCAGTGCGGCGGGTCTGATGGCCGCCCTTGATCAGGCTCTGGGCATGCTGGCTCTGGTGCGCAGTGTCCCGGATCGATCCCCCTTTGAGGGTCTTCCCGGTCTGCGTGACTTTGGTGCCGCCAAGCTCGACTGGCTCGACCGCTGCCCCGACCTGCGCGAAGCCACCCATCGTTTGCTGGAAGGCACTGATCGGCTGCAACGGCATGGCAGCCACCTTCAGGCCCGCCGCGGCAGTTACGCCCGCGACTGGCAGGAGGTGCTGGTGGCCGCCAGCGATGGCACCTTTGCCCGCGATATCCGGCTGCATCAATCCGTGGGACTGAATGTGCTGGCCGCCGATGGCGATCACCGCGCCGGCGTGGGACGCCGCTACGGCACCTCCGGCCGACCGGACGACCTGCGCCAGTGGAACGCCGAGACCTCAGCCCAGGAGGTCTGTGCCAGCGCCAGCACCATGCTCTACGCCGACTACGTCGAGGCCGGACAGTGCCCGGTGGTGCTGGCCAACCGCTTCGGCGGCGTGATCTTCCACGAAGCCTGCGGCCATCTGCTGGAAACCACCCAGGTGGAGCGGGGCACCACTCCCTTCGCCGACCGGGTCGGCTCCGCGATTGCCCATGAGGCCGTCACCGCCATCGACGAAGGCCTCAGCGATGGCGCCTTCGGTTCCCTCTCGATGGATGACGAGGGCATGGAGCCCCAGCGCACCGTGCTGATCGAGAATGGCGTGCTGCAGCGTTTCCTCAGCGACCGCGCCGGCGAGCGGCGCACCGGCCATGCGCGCACCGGCAGCGGCCGGCGCCAGAGCCATTCGTTTGCCGCCGCCAGCCGCATGCGCAACACCTACATCGCCGCTGGACCCCATACGCCCGCTGAGCTGATCGCCTCGGTGGATCGGGGTCTCTACTGCAAGGCCATGGGTGGCGGCAGCGTCGGACCCACCGGCCAGTTCAACTTTGCCGTGGAGGAGGGCTATCTGATCGAGAACGGTGAACTCACCAAGCCGGTGAAGGGCGCCACCTTGATCGGTGAGGCCAAGGAGGTGATGCCCCGCATCTCCATGTGCGCCGATGACCTTGAACTGGCTGCGGGCTTCTGCGGCTCGGTGAGCGGCAGCATCTTCGTGACCGTGGGCCAGCCCCACATCAAGGTGGATTCGATCACCGTGGGAGGCCGCTGA
- the acsF gene encoding magnesium-protoporphyrin IX monomethyl ester (oxidative) cyclase has protein sequence MVPPAATTAPAAAAIPDAAIGTADAPAFKDPVKDTILTPRFYTTDFDAMAAMDLRPNEVELEAICEEFRKDYNRHHFVRNEEFEGAADKLDPETRKVFVEFLEQSCTSEFSGFLLYKELSRRIKEKNPLLAECFAHMARDEARHAGFLNKSMSDFGLQLDLGFLTANKAYTFFKPKFIFYATYLSEKIGYWRYIAIYRHLEQHPESKIFPIFNFFENWCQDENRHGDFFDALMKAQPDTVRGFTARLWCRFFLLAVFATMYVRDVARKEFYEALGLDARDYDKYVIAKTNETSARVFPVVLDVENPKFYERLERLVQNNAALAAADSSEAPAPIRALRKLPFWAANGLEMAKLFLMAPIRSERFQPAVR, from the coding sequence CGCTGCCACGACCGCCCCAGCCGCAGCCGCGATCCCCGATGCCGCCATCGGCACCGCGGATGCGCCGGCGTTCAAGGATCCGGTGAAGGACACGATCCTGACGCCGCGCTTCTACACCACGGATTTCGACGCCATGGCGGCGATGGATCTGCGGCCCAACGAGGTGGAGCTGGAGGCGATCTGCGAGGAATTCCGCAAGGACTACAACCGTCACCACTTCGTGCGGAACGAGGAGTTTGAGGGCGCGGCCGACAAGCTCGACCCTGAAACCCGCAAGGTGTTCGTGGAGTTCCTTGAGCAGAGCTGCACCTCCGAATTCTCGGGCTTCCTGCTCTACAAGGAACTCAGCCGTCGGATCAAGGAGAAGAATCCGCTGCTGGCGGAGTGTTTCGCCCATATGGCCCGCGATGAGGCCCGGCATGCCGGCTTCCTCAACAAGTCGATGAGTGATTTCGGGCTGCAGCTGGATCTTGGCTTCCTCACCGCCAACAAGGCCTACACATTCTTCAAGCCGAAGTTTATCTTCTACGCCACCTATCTCTCCGAGAAGATCGGCTACTGGCGTTATATCGCTATCTACCGGCACCTTGAGCAGCACCCGGAAAGCAAGATCTTCCCGATCTTCAACTTCTTCGAAAACTGGTGTCAGGACGAGAACCGCCATGGCGATTTCTTTGATGCCCTGATGAAGGCCCAGCCCGACACCGTGCGCGGCTTCACCGCCCGCCTCTGGTGCCGCTTCTTCCTGTTGGCCGTGTTCGCCACGATGTATGTGCGCGACGTGGCCCGCAAGGAGTTCTATGAAGCCCTGGGGCTCGATGCCCGCGATTACGACAAGTACGTGATCGCCAAAACCAACGAGACCTCCGCCCGCGTCTTCCCCGTGGTGCTGGATGTGGAGAACCCCAAGTTCTACGAGCGCCTTGAGCGCCTCGTCCAGAACAACGCGGCCCTCGCCGCTGCCGACAGCTCCGAGGCTCCCGCTCCGATCAGAGCCCTGCGCAAGCTTCCCTTCTGGGCGGCCAACGGCCTGGAGATGGCGAAACTGTTCCTGATGGCGCCCATCCGCAGCGAGCGCTTCCAGCCGGCGGTGCGCTGA